Sequence from the Rutidosis leptorrhynchoides isolate AG116_Rl617_1_P2 chromosome 3, CSIRO_AGI_Rlap_v1, whole genome shotgun sequence genome:
TTTAAGGAGCTCGCTAAGGAGATGGTGTGTACTagattgtgtgtgtatatatatatatatatatatatatatatatatatatatatatatatatatatatataggggcaggatcaatggggaagtaaccaatcggggggaagcggggggaagcaaaaattttttttttttcgttttttttgaaattttttttttccggcatcgagatcacacgaaaatatgaacatttagaagagacacttcgtgatgaatgttattatttaggcgggaaaacgaccgacaaaaataacattcaagataatattgttcgtgaagaatatgaacgttttttttcatgttttgtgaagtaaaatttagcccgatttagagtttagggtttagggtttggtgttttgggtttattccataaacccaaaacaccaaaccctaaaccctaaaccctaaactccaaaccgttcgtgttaaaaactcaatctaaatcctaaatctaaaccctaaatctaaaccctaaaccctaaatttctaaaccctaatatctaaaccctataaaccctaatatctaaatctaaaccctaatatctaaacccaaatagctaaaacctcaacatacgctcgaaaaacacgataattgttatatattacttcttcgagcgttttcccgccaaaataaaaacatttatcacaaagtgtctctactaaatgttcatattttcatctcatctataatgttcgtgaacaaagttttttcaaaaaacgaaaagaaaaaaaaagtttttgcttccccccgaatggttacttccctcttgatcctaccactatatatatatatatgtatatatatatatatatatatatatatatatatatatatatatatatattaactaattCATCATTCTTTAAAATTTTCACATACATACATAACAGTGACATCCTGTCTGCTGTGTTCATTAATGACAGCCTATTGCTGATAGACTTACACCAATGTATTTTAGGGGATGGCCAATTAAAGTTGATCATCCTTTTGTAGCTGTTATACGCGATTTCACCATTGCAGCTTTCAATGAGGTCATCCAAATGGTATATTATTTCTTCCTAACATTTTTATCAGAGTCcgattctatttttttttttttttttttaaatctctcTACTGTTTTTtctacaatatataaatatataatcaatCTTTGTTGCAGTACGTTAAGAAGAACCGGGAAAACAACAGCATGTCTCATCCTGAGGTTATGAAGTGCACATTCATAAATAGGGACGATCACTATTTCTTCTACATGGAGATGGAAGCAATTGAAGAAGGGATTTTGGGGGTGTACGATATCGCAGTTGCATGTGATTATAATAATGGTACCACAACCTTGCTCCAAAAAATACTTGTCGACACTACCCCAACTGGTAAGATAGCAACGCTGTTGCCTCGCCTGAATAGCCTCAAATCCGAATACGAAACATTCATAGGTTAGTAGGTCACTACTGtacttcattattaattaattaagtacttTATATCCTAATATATTGTAAGTCAATTGAACTGAATGGAATGAATTATTTTTGACAAGAATAACTTGTAGTATCTGTCACTTTGTGTATCCAGCTGTGAAGAAAGACATAGAGATCAAACTGGAGAGAGTAAATGATTCCATGATTAAAGGTTTTTATTTAATACTCCTCCTTTTGAAATTTTTTACAATTTCCgctatatcatatcatatcatgcTTGCTTGCTACATACATATTTTGCTAACCTGTGATTTTATTAACTGAATTACAAAATCTATCACCTCTACCATGTTATTGATAATCATTCAGAAACAGGTTTATAAGAGGAGGTTGGTTTTTGTACCTCCTATTTTTATCTCAACATTTTATCTTATGTTTGTCGTTGTGCAGGTAAGGTTAATGAGAAAGTAGCAGCACCTAAGTTGATTCACCTCAAGAAAAAGTACACAGCTATAAGAGGTTCCTTTTAATACTTCTTCTCCATAATCAAATATTGCAccaacattttattttatttaaaagcaAACCAGATGTGAAGTGGAGCCACATTTGTCCGGGCAATTGGGTTCAATGGATCCCCACTCGACAACATATCTTCTTATAGTCTTTAGTATAGTTCATAAGATTAATAATTTACATAAGTTCTCCCCCGGTTATCCTTTGACCCTTTCCATGGCCACCCCTGGACATGCTTCTAGCAAGGTTTGACATAATTGCATATATTTATTGACATAATTGTTCCGATAAAGACGATATTAGGACCCCAACTACTAGCCTATCTTGGAATGGTTTGTCtgtctacacacacacacacaccccaaTTCTTACTTAGTAAAGTGTTACATTGTGGCCGTTTACACAATAGGTAAATGCGAGCTGCTTTATCGTGAGATTGAGTCGCAAATACCAAAAGGTTGGAGCAAAAGGAGTGCTCCAAGAGGTAATTAACACAACACTTTTCTGTTTCGGAAACATGTACATGCATAGCCGGGGTGTTTAAATACTATCCTCAATCTATTTACAGACatagttgatgatggtccgtatagAGGTTTGATAAAGAAAAGACATGGTTACGACTACTATGTTTGCTCGCCAGGTTAGCTTCTTTTAACATAAATATACTTACGTATTAACCTAGTGATCTCTTATATAagtatacctggcaaacgggtgGTCAGGTTGGTTTGGTTTGGGTAACAGTTCAAAACGGTTTTGGGTCGAAACGGGCCAAAATTTCAAACGGGTCCTGGTTGGGTCCACTTATATATATCTTTTAATTTCTACTTGTCAGGATTTTCGATCTACCAATATATTGGGTGAATGCTTGTGGCGGGTCTCCTCGAAGAAATTGGCAAGGCATAAGATCTATGCGAGTAGAATTGATATATGATCTGCTGCTTCTTGTGGTGATGACTGATGACTTTCTAATAATATttagtatatttatttatatttatatttatgtttattaaaTCTGATTTAATCGTTTTAAAATGTTCAATGGTTGAGTAGCAACAATCACATACAGATTGCTTGCTTACTCTTCTCTCTATTTATATCACGTTATGTATTTCCTTTGGATCCAATTGTATTAGTTTATCATTTTGGGTTTTACTTGGAACATATAATATGAGTTGTTGTGTTAACTCGAAAAGAACAGATAATCTGACCCCACAATCTAGTTAGTGTATGTAGTTAATCAGGAATACACTTGAAACATATGGTTTTGTATTAATAGACCTTTAAATATTTGATTTCAAAAATCTCAGTGATAAAATTGTTCCTCGAGTTGAGCTAAAGTTTGCATCATGGCGATACTTCTCTTGTGGTACTGTCCGCCTTTGATCAGTTTGTGGCCACACATTTGATGTAACACGTCACCTTATTAATTAACACGTCACCTCAATTGCAATGCTTTTAAAATTGGAGACATGTTTACGCAATAATTAAAATCAAAGTCTTTTTTGGACAAATGAAAAATCGATATTCGCTTTATCTGaaaaaagtagtgtagtttttatgtTACTTTTTAGGCAATTTGCTAATTTTTATCGTTTACTTTGGAAAATAGTTATCTTTTCCTACTTTTTAACCTAACCTCTACTTACATTCTGCTCACAACCCTCCTCAACAAGATTTTCCATTATAACCTCAACTTTGTCACGTCATAGTCATTACTCAAAAATAACTTCACTTTTCACTACACGTCACAATCAATATTATTAGCTTATTCATTTATTTGTTGTCTAAAAGGAGAAATCTATAACTCATTACTGAAAGAAACACTCGTAATTAACAAGCCTATAACGTCTTCCTGAAGTCGTTCGATAACAATACCGGCCTCCATTTCATTAGGACTTTTAATGGTGGCTGAAGGTGAAGATAATTAACATGATTCTTATAATCAACCTATCAACTTCTTAATGCGATGTCCTCTTTATTATGTAAAAAAATTTCTTGAGAATAGCTGTTGTTAAAAATCTCTtcgttatgtatataaaaataaattctAAAAAAATAATTcgtatataataatttataaaatatagtaaATGCAAACGTACATCCAAGGCATAATTTTCTCTCTAAAAAACTTTCCTCTCCGTACATCTCCTCCGTCTCTCTCTTTTCTGCTTCCTGTACCCTTATTTTGTAGCTGACACCTTCCTTTCTTGTTCCTTCTTCTTCGTCGGTTTGTAGATCGGTCTAGATTCCCTCTCCCACCACCAACATCTCGCCGGTGGTTCGGATTTACTGCTTTATGTCGAATAATTACAACCTCGGTCCGTTTCTCTCCGGTGATGTCCTGAACCGTTTCATCTTCTTCGGTCTCTTCACCGACTTCCAGGCGGCGATTCCGTGTGGTTTTCCTCGGGATCTGGGTATTGGTTGGTTTTTGGGTTGGTAATCGGTGCTTCTGGCGTGTTTTGAGTCTAATGGGTCGCTCGCCTTTTTCCTTCCTCTCCGATCTTCGTGATGGGTTTCTTTCCTGTGGTGGTGGTAGGCAACGAATTCCTCCGGAATTCTACTTTCATCTTGGTAAGTCTCGGCTTTGTTTTGAGGTTAGGTTTGATTTTGGTGGGTTTATGGCTGGCGTTTTGATGTGTGTTGAAATTTGGCGACTTCCGGTGGCCGGAGCCGCCCGTGACGAGAGCCGTAGTGGCTATTGGACGACTGGGAGAGGTTTCCGACGACATATGATGTTGTTGGCGGCCTTTTGTGGTTGTCTAGAGCCTAATG
This genomic interval carries:
- the LOC139899474 gene encoding uncharacterized protein, which encodes MKGLKKCSTNVNLGTKQKPMKVCSCKKKNKGVDKQGGYLVDEPVLDKNINKSPNVYKVPLKEEDHKSWLEFKELAKEMPIADRLTPMYFRGWPIKVDHPFVAVIRDFTIAAFNEVIQMYVKKNRENNSMSHPEVMKCTFINRDDHYFFYMEMEAIEEGILGVYDIAVACDYNNGTTTLLQKILVDTTPTGKIATLLPRLNSLKSEYETFIAVKKDIEIKLERVNDSMIKGKVNEKVAAPKLIHLKKKYTAIRGKCELLYREIESQIPKGWSKRSAPRDIVDDGPYRGLIKKRHGYDYYVCSPGFSIYQYIG